The following are encoded in a window of Streptomyces sp. 11x1 genomic DNA:
- a CDS encoding ATP-binding cassette domain-containing protein, protein MIRFDAVSKKYPNGTTAVDDLSLELAEGGITVLVGPSGCGKTTTLRMINRMVEPTAGTVSLRGRDIREVNAPELRRGIGYVIQHAGLFPHRTILDNIATVPLLLGWGRKKARARAAELLELVGLPAEMAKRYPNQLSGGQQQRVGVARALGADPPVLLMDEPFSAVDPIVRAELQAEFVRLQKELHKTIVFVTHDIDEAIRLGDNIAVFRTGGRLAQFDAPERLLGSPADDFVADFVGQDRGIRRLSFVDATRLPLRDGPVLSSAASVSEARAAKTPWVLVVDDARRPLGWAATADLPTAGTLADATLTPLGHSFSLAGDSARAALDSALLSPARLAVAVDAQGAVAGVVDAHELSTAATAATAATTAKGPTGAEVPDVDEPGVIDKSAAVDKPGAVDTRGGEDR, encoded by the coding sequence TTGATCAGATTCGACGCGGTGAGCAAAAAGTATCCCAACGGCACGACAGCGGTGGACGACCTGTCCCTGGAGCTGGCCGAGGGCGGCATCACGGTCCTGGTCGGTCCTTCCGGCTGCGGCAAGACCACCACCCTGCGCATGATCAACCGCATGGTGGAACCGACCGCCGGCACGGTGAGCCTGCGCGGCCGGGACATCCGCGAGGTCAACGCGCCCGAGCTGCGCCGGGGCATCGGCTATGTGATCCAGCACGCGGGACTGTTCCCGCACCGCACCATCCTGGACAACATAGCCACGGTTCCGCTGCTGCTGGGCTGGGGCCGCAAGAAGGCCCGGGCCCGGGCCGCGGAACTGCTGGAACTCGTGGGCCTGCCCGCCGAGATGGCCAAGCGCTACCCCAACCAGCTCTCCGGCGGGCAGCAGCAGCGCGTCGGCGTGGCCAGGGCGCTGGGCGCCGACCCGCCGGTACTGCTCATGGACGAGCCGTTCAGCGCGGTCGACCCGATCGTGCGGGCAGAGTTGCAGGCCGAGTTCGTCCGGCTGCAGAAGGAACTCCACAAGACCATCGTGTTCGTCACCCACGACATCGACGAGGCGATCAGACTCGGCGACAACATCGCCGTGTTCCGCACCGGCGGCAGACTCGCCCAGTTCGACGCCCCCGAGCGGCTCCTCGGCAGCCCTGCCGACGACTTCGTGGCCGACTTCGTGGGCCAGGACCGGGGCATCCGCCGGCTCTCCTTCGTCGACGCGACCCGACTGCCGCTGCGCGACGGCCCGGTGCTGTCGTCCGCCGCTTCCGTCAGCGAGGCGCGGGCGGCGAAGACGCCCTGGGTGCTCGTCGTGGACGACGCGCGACGACCGCTCGGCTGGGCCGCCACCGCCGACCTCCCGACGGCCGGCACCCTCGCCGACGCCACCCTGACCCCCCTCGGCCACTCGTTCAGCCTGGCCGGTGACTCCGCGCGAGCCGCCCTCGACTCGGCCCTCCTCTCACCCGCCCGCCTCGCCGTGGCCGTCGACGCGCAGGGCGCGGTCGCCGGAGTCGTGGACGCGCATGAACTCTCCACCGCGGCGACCGCGGCGACCGCGGCGACCACGGCGAAGGGACCGACGGGGGCGGAAGTCCCGGACGTGGACGAGCCCGGTGTCATCGACAAGTCAGCCGCCGTCGACAAGCCCGGCGCCGTCGACACACGAGGCGGTGAGGACCGATGA
- a CDS encoding ABC transporter permease subunit, producing the protein MTGDEPLVRWQWIVDHTGELAEYTGIHLRLGLLPVLFGLIVSVPLGILCHRWRWLYPPVLTVSNILYSIPSLALFMIFVRYTGLTEQTVMIPLTLYTLSVLVPNVVDGLASVPEHVRLAATAMGFGAVRRVVQVELPIAVPVVIAGVRVAAVSSISLVAVGQLIGQGGLGYYITRGLQLDFPTPIVTAIALIMLLALATDALLVLAQRLLTPWSRNKVASA; encoded by the coding sequence ATGACAGGCGACGAACCGCTCGTCAGGTGGCAGTGGATCGTCGATCACACCGGCGAACTCGCCGAGTACACCGGCATCCACCTCAGACTCGGCCTGCTGCCCGTGCTGTTCGGACTGATCGTCTCCGTGCCGCTCGGCATCCTGTGCCACCGCTGGCGCTGGCTCTACCCGCCGGTGCTGACCGTGTCCAACATCCTCTACTCGATCCCGTCGCTCGCCCTGTTCATGATCTTCGTGCGGTACACGGGGCTGACCGAGCAGACCGTGATGATCCCGCTCACGCTCTACACCCTGTCCGTGCTGGTGCCCAACGTCGTCGACGGCCTCGCCTCGGTCCCCGAGCACGTCCGGCTCGCGGCGACCGCCATGGGCTTCGGCGCCGTACGCAGGGTCGTCCAGGTCGAGCTGCCGATCGCCGTCCCCGTCGTCATCGCCGGCGTGCGCGTCGCCGCGGTCTCCTCGATCAGCCTCGTCGCCGTGGGACAGCTGATCGGTCAGGGCGGCCTCGGCTACTACATCACCCGCGGCCTCCAACTCGACTTCCCCACCCCGATCGTCACCGCGATCGCCCTGATCATGTTGCTCGCCCTCGCCACCGACGCGTTGCTGGTCCTGGCGCAGCGCCTGCTCACCCCGTGGTCCCGGAACAAGGTGGCGTCGGCATGA
- a CDS encoding ABC transporter permease: MNDFLNQMQLVGDWLTSSAQWHGDDGIPRRLLEHLTYSGLSLLFAALIGLTFGLLVGHTGRGAFAVASVANLARAIPTFGLVVLVVTLAGLSTAPVLVALVALAVPPILINTFEGVRGVDPATRDAARGVGMTEWEVLTRVEVPMALPLILLGLRVAAIQVVATATVAAYPGLGGLGRYIVDGLSRNDYELVIGGSTVVVVLALVVQLVFTALRRVVVSPGLRVSASKS, encoded by the coding sequence ATGAACGACTTCCTGAACCAGATGCAGCTCGTGGGCGACTGGCTGACCTCCTCGGCGCAGTGGCACGGCGACGACGGCATCCCCCGGCGGCTCCTGGAACATCTCACCTACAGCGGACTGTCGTTGCTGTTCGCCGCCCTCATCGGGCTGACGTTCGGACTGCTCGTCGGACACACCGGCCGGGGCGCCTTCGCCGTGGCCAGCGTGGCGAACCTCGCCCGCGCGATCCCCACCTTCGGCCTGGTCGTCCTCGTCGTCACGCTCGCCGGGCTCAGCACCGCGCCCGTCCTGGTCGCCCTCGTCGCGCTCGCGGTACCGCCGATCCTCATCAACACCTTCGAGGGCGTACGGGGCGTGGACCCCGCCACCCGGGACGCCGCGCGCGGCGTCGGCATGACCGAGTGGGAGGTCCTGACGCGGGTCGAGGTGCCGATGGCGCTGCCCCTGATCCTCCTGGGGCTGCGGGTCGCCGCGATCCAGGTCGTGGCCACCGCGACCGTCGCCGCGTACCCGGGCCTCGGCGGTCTGGGCCGCTACATCGTCGACGGACTCTCCCGCAACGACTACGAGTTGGTCATCGGCGGCTCCACGGTCGTCGTCGTCCTCGCGCTCGTCGTCCAGCTCGTGTTCACCGCGTTGCGACGCGTCGTCGTCTCGCCGGGCCTTCGGGTCTCGGCGTCGAAGTCCTGA
- a CDS encoding ABC transporter substrate-binding protein: MYRGAAFGLITALTLTACGGGGDSDDNPLAGGADGGGRSIVVGSANFPENQLLAEIYAQALESKGLKVTRKFDIGAREVYYDQVVKGGISVLPEYNGALLSVAVDKNSTATSTEDINAELKEKLPSSVEILDSAAAEDKDSVTVTAEIAAKYKLKTLADLKPVAGDMTLGGGSEFKTRTQGGVGLEKVYGVKFGKFQPLDAGAQSTLVKLLKDDKVQAANLYTTDPAIVADKLVVLEDPKNLFSSQNVTPLVYKAAVDDKAKEALNAVSAQLTTEDLLGMMKKLVNDKEDADSVAEEWLSSAGLVK, encoded by the coding sequence ATGTACCGAGGCGCCGCGTTCGGCCTCATCACCGCGCTCACGCTGACCGCCTGCGGCGGGGGCGGCGACAGCGACGACAACCCGCTGGCCGGGGGCGCCGACGGCGGCGGCCGGTCGATCGTCGTCGGTTCGGCTAACTTCCCCGAGAACCAGCTGCTCGCCGAGATCTACGCGCAGGCCCTGGAGAGCAAGGGCCTGAAGGTGACCCGCAAGTTCGACATCGGGGCCCGGGAGGTCTACTACGACCAGGTCGTCAAGGGCGGCATCAGCGTCCTCCCCGAGTACAACGGCGCCCTGCTGTCGGTGGCGGTCGACAAGAACAGCACCGCGACCAGCACCGAGGACATCAACGCCGAACTGAAGGAGAAACTCCCGTCCTCGGTGGAGATCCTCGACTCCGCAGCGGCCGAGGACAAGGACTCGGTGACCGTCACCGCCGAGATCGCCGCCAAGTACAAGCTCAAGACCCTCGCCGACCTCAAGCCCGTCGCGGGCGACATGACGCTCGGTGGCGGATCGGAGTTCAAGACCCGTACGCAGGGCGGTGTCGGCCTGGAGAAGGTCTACGGCGTCAAGTTCGGCAAGTTCCAGCCGCTCGACGCGGGTGCACAGAGCACCCTGGTGAAGCTGCTCAAGGACGACAAGGTGCAGGCCGCCAACCTGTACACCACCGACCCCGCCATCGTCGCGGACAAGCTGGTGGTCCTGGAGGACCCGAAGAACCTCTTCTCCTCGCAGAACGTCACCCCGCTCGTCTACAAGGCCGCGGTGGACGACAAGGCCAAGGAGGCGCTCAACGCCGTCTCCGCCCAGCTCACCACCGAGGACCTGCTGGGGATGATGAAGAAGCTCGTCAACGACAAGGAGGACGCCGACTCCGTCGCCGAGGAGTGGCTGAGTTCGGCCGGCCTGGTGAAGTGA
- a CDS encoding MurR/RpiR family transcriptional regulator, with product MTDAVGAAARLQGLFEGRRLTPTQRRIAACLIRRAADAPYLSSVELARVAGVSQPSVTRFAVALGFDNYPALRDHLRAVAATGHGFDGPSANPYQRAVQAEIDNLRHLASLLTDPEPVERAGRLLAASRPLPVLGLRASAAQARGFAYFAAKVHPDVRLLDEGGSLLADRVDAARRAGASALLCFALPRHPRELLDTLAEARAIGLTVVTVADGTFAPVAAHSDVLLPAAVGTGLVFDTAGAPHLLGQVLLEAMCDALPDAQAHLEGFDAQAAARGLFVD from the coding sequence ATGACGGACGCCGTGGGCGCGGCCGCGCGGCTTCAGGGGCTCTTCGAAGGACGTCGGCTCACCCCCACCCAGCGCCGCATCGCGGCCTGTCTGATCCGGCGGGCCGCGGACGCGCCCTACCTGTCCAGCGTGGAACTCGCCCGGGTGGCCGGTGTCAGCCAGCCGTCGGTGACCCGCTTCGCGGTCGCCCTCGGCTTCGACAACTACCCGGCCCTGCGCGACCACCTGCGGGCGGTCGCGGCCACGGGGCACGGCTTCGACGGGCCCTCGGCCAACCCCTATCAACGCGCCGTACAGGCCGAGATCGACAATCTGCGGCACCTGGCGTCCCTGCTCACGGACCCCGAACCCGTCGAACGCGCCGGGCGTCTGCTCGCTGCCTCCCGGCCCCTCCCGGTGCTCGGCCTGCGCGCCTCCGCGGCCCAGGCGCGCGGCTTCGCCTACTTCGCGGCGAAGGTCCACCCCGACGTACGCCTCCTCGACGAGGGCGGTTCCCTGCTCGCCGACCGCGTCGACGCCGCCCGCCGGGCCGGCGCGAGCGCGCTGCTGTGTTTCGCGCTGCCCCGCCACCCGCGTGAACTCCTCGACACGCTCGCCGAGGCCCGCGCCATCGGCCTGACGGTGGTGACCGTCGCCGACGGCACCTTCGCCCCGGTGGCCGCCCACAGCGACGTGCTGCTCCCCGCCGCCGTGGGCACCGGTCTCGTCTTCGACACCGCCGGCGCCCCCCACCTCCTGGGCCAGGTCCTCCTGGAGGCGATGTGCGACGCGCTGCCGGACGCCCAGGCCCACCTGGAGGGCTTCGACGCCCAGGCCGCCGCGCGCGGCCTGTTCGTCGACTGA